The Centroberyx gerrardi isolate f3 chromosome 8, fCenGer3.hap1.cur.20231027, whole genome shotgun sequence genomic sequence AGCTGAACCTGACTGGTGCTTTGTTGTTGGACTTCTGTGGAAGTCATGAACTGGTCATAACAAACACCATGTTCAAACATAGGGACTCATAAATGTACATGGTACCAGAGCGTCCTTGGCCAGAGGTTGATGATAGACTTTGTAGTTGTTTCATCGGACCTGAGGCCAAATGTTCTGGACACCCGGGtgaagagaggagcagagctgTCAACCGATCATCATCTGGTGGTGAGTTGGATCAGATGGGGGCTTAAGCTGCCAAACAGACCTGGCAAGCCCAAACAGGTAGTGAGGGTGCACTGGGAACGTTTGGCTGAGGACCCTGTCCGATTGGATTTCAACTTCCACCTCTGAAAGAGCTTTTCTGTGTCCCGGGGGCGGTTGGGGGTGTGGAGTCTGAATGGACACTGTTCAAGACCTCCATTATGGAAGCTGCTGCTAGGAGTCGTGGTCTGAAGGCGGCTGGTGGCAACCCAAAGACCCGCTGATGGACACCAGTGGTGAGAGAGGCTGTCAAGCTGTAAAAGGAGGCCTTCCATGGCTGGTGGGCACGGAGATGCCAGATTCAGTGGAGAAGTATGGAAAAGGCCATGGAAAAGGACTTCCAGGCAGCCACAAAGAGGTTCTGACAAACCATTTGATGACTCAGTAAGGGAAGGCAGGACACTGCCCAGGCTATCCTCAGCAAGGACGGGGTAATGCTAACCTCGACTGGAGATATCGTCAGAaggtggaaagagcactttGAGTAACTCTTGAACCCACCAGACATGCCCTCTGTACAGGAGGCATTGCTGGAGGATTCTGGGGGGTCGGAGGTTCGAGTCCATCTCTTTGGCGGCGGTCACTGAGACATTGAAAAGGTGCCTCAATGCCACATGGACGTCGGGGACAGTCCCTCTGGATTGGTAGACAGGTGTGGTGGTctgcatatttaaaaaaaggggACTGGGGGACTGGAGGGTATGTTCCAACTATCGAGGATCACACTTCTCAGAAAGCCTATGGCTCTCACCAGCTCCGACCGGTGGTCAAACCTCGGATTCAGGAGGAACAATGCGGATGGCCGTGGAACAGTGGACCTTTGTAGATTTGGAAAAGGCTTGTGAACGTGTGCTCCAAGATATACTGTGGTGGGTGCTGGAAGAGTATAGGGTACCGGGTTTGTTAGTACGAGCTATTCGATCCCTGTGCTCCCAGAGTGAGAGTTGTGTTCACATACTCAGTGTAAAGCTGTGTCAAGCTCGTTCAAGGTGGACAAGGTGTGCCTTGTCTCCTCTTTTGTTATGGATTTTCATGGACAGGATATCAAGGTGCAGCCAGGGAGGGTATCCAGTTTGGTGGCACTAGGATAGCATCCTTGCCTTTTGCAGACGATGTTGTCCTTCTGTCTTCATCAAGCTGTGATCTCCAGCATTCACTAGAACGGATTGCTGTCGAGTGTGAAGCGGTCTGGCTGAGAATCAGCACCTCCAGTCCGAAACCATGGTTCTCTCCAGGAAAAAGGTGCCGTGCCCTATCCGGGGGGGAGCAACTGCCCCAAGTGGAGGAGTTCAAGTGTCTCGGGGTCTTATTCACGTGTGAGGGTAAGAGGAACAGTGAGATTGACTGGTGGATGGGTGCAGCGGCTACAGTAATGCAGACACTGACTGTAGTGGTGAAAAAGAAGCTGAGTTATAAGGCAAAGCTCTCTATTTTTCAGTCAGTCTTTATTTCAGTCTAGATTTCGCTATAATTTATTTCACCAGAAATGATCtcagttagagaatgtataagaatgactgttGTAATCCGAGGTTTctctcaccactgttatctctccatGTACAGTGTAGGCAGATCCACTATTCAATactacatcaacaacaacaactaaaatccTCTCACATGGGTTCCTGGgactaaatctgatcaaatgggggtctgtggcctaaTTCATTTTCTATTTGGGGATCTGGGACATGAAAACTTTTGAGAAGCCCTGAACTAgggagctgagatcacattccaATATActgatcattaattaattaggtctatatgtcatcTGGACTCAATATGTACTGCTTCTTCTCTGGTTCTTCTCTTGGAGTTTGGATGGATTCATTTTCTTACAGCGCCACCACACACAGGAGTTTTGAGGCGGTTGTTGTCATGACAGTGGAGGTAACCtcgaggttagagaagtgggcatGTGACTGGAGGGTCACCGGTTTGATtccccagactggctgggaaCATGTGGATGGGGTAAGTGAATGAGtgacaccccaccccaccccctcccctcccctccccaaaaATCACTGCTGCTCTTAACCAAGGCACTGAACCTCCAACTGACCAGTGGCCACCAGCAGAACGGTGATTGTTCGACAACACCCGACGCTCAACAATGCTACGCTTGAACATATCGCCCGCCTCCTGGACGTGGCAGTGGGTGTGTCTGTAACGGACGCAGGTTTTTCTTTCATAGTAGGGCTGCCTATAAATACTGATTGAATGTTGGACTGTAGATGCAAGCAGGCAAATTTCTCTTCACTCACGATTTCAGACCCGTCCACTGCTCTTTTTATTTTGCCAGAGGTGCATCATATAATATCAGGTGACTGGACACGGAAATAATGAACTTCTCCTCGATATTGAGAGGAACAAATGACAGGTGATGAGTTTCATGATGTTTCTGAAAGAACTTAATCAAGCAGAGACACACTATTCACCTGATTGGTTCACGCCTGCCTTGGCCGCTTGAAAATCTGGTTAAAGTAGCTGAGAGTTTGACTCCTCCCCGCCGCTACGCTCACAAATTCTGGCCGCTCACCTTCCCACAATCTTCTGCAAATTTTCAAATGTgctttcattcaaatgaatggggagCATCACTTCGCCTTCAAATTTCCCTCCCAGTGGACCAcctgtactgggaagctcccaggtgggaaTATGTGGAACtggatgaatgtgaagcaaagtGGAGCTCGGTCGACTCAGTCAAACAGAAAGCATCAAGCATAAAGAACAGAAACACCAGCAGTCTGATTATCAAGAAGCTTTATTGTCATTATCAGAGTGgatattatcatcatcatcatcatcagtatcatcatcatcaccagtcCTGTTGCTATGGGCCTGTGTGCTGGACTGCAGTAGGCTGGTTAACATGCAGCAGAGCcgagccagacagacagacagacagacagacagacagacagacaggtagacagggggatagacaggtagacagtcagacagagggaaggagagacagacagacagagggagggaaagacagacagataaacagataaggagatagacagacagacagggagacaggtagCTATTGTGTTATTTACATACAGGTAGGCAGAGGCGAGCGAAAGCTTATTGGCTGTCTTCCAGGAGCtccgcccccctctcctctgcatcCACCAATCCCCTGTGATTAGAGGTGGGCTCTGCGggctggggggaggggtgggaggaggaggaggaggaggaagaggaggaggaggagagggcggGGGGGTCTGGGGTTTGCTCAGTCTGTAGCCTCCCTGGCCCTCCTCCCCCGTCTGCCTCGCCTCCCATCAGCACCTCCTCCCCCGGCCCTGCGCcttcccctgctcctcctcctgctcctgctcctcctccacgcGAACCGGCAAACTGCAGGTGAGGAAGCAGGGCGGCCGaggtttccttctctctctccaccgcctccctctctctctccctgcgcTCGGCGTACAGCGGCGCCTCCAGGCCCAGGTAGGAGGCGCTGAGCTGCCGCAAATCCAGCTCAAAGGGGCTGGTGTTGGGCTGCGTCTGGGCTTCTCCCCCCTGACctgctccgcctcctcctccacctgctcctcctcctcctcctccaccccctcctctcttgccCTTGCGGGGGTGGGAAGGGGCGGCAGGAAGCCCGTCGGGGAGCAGCGACTGGATCTTGGGAAGCCAACGCTTGCGGACTCTCCGGGCGTTGGTGCACATGTCTGCTGCAATCACATTCATCTCACTCTCCTTAAAGTTAGGAGCGAAGTTCTGACAGTagactggaggagggagggaggagggaggaggaaggaggggcaAGGAGCAGAAGTGAGAAACGACTCAATCTTCCaccataaaaaatataaatacacaaGTCAGACTGTACACATAGatctgacactgtgtgtgtgtgtgtgtgtgtgtctgtgtcttacGTTTGACAGTGTTTAACACTCGGTTGTCCAGAGGTTTTCGGCTCGGATCATTGGTGGAGGAGCGGATCCCTGTACCACAGCTATTGGCCAGAGTGTTTCTATGGATACCATAACAACCCAATCAGCACCTATACCAGCtttattcttcctctctcactctcagccactctctctgtctctctgctcctttatctctctctctcacacacacacagacacagacacacacacacacacacacacacacacacacacacacacacacacacacacacacaaacaccgaGACAATGTGACAGAGCAGAGTTATGTAAACCAGCCCAGCTGTATTGTGAAGAAAGCATTTGGCTAGAATATAACATACAGCATAAAAATGATCTTGAATATTTGAGGCTTATGTCAGATAGTCTGTAGAATTGAATTACTGTGCTGGTCTGTCAATTTAATTTATCGTACTTAGTGGAGTTGGATAGTGTTGATAATGTTGATAATTTTGACAATGTTGATAATGTTAATAGTGTTGATAATGTTGACAATTTCGGCAATGTTGATAATGTCGATAGTGTTGGTAGTATGGATAATTTTGATAGTGATGATAATGTTGATAGTATTGATAGCACTGATAATGTTGATAGTGTTGATAATGTTAGTAGTGTTGATAACGTTGGTAGTGTTGATAATGTTGGTAGTGTTGATAATGTTAGTTGTGTTGATAATGTTGGTAGTGTTGATAATGTTAGTTGTGTTGATAACGTTGGTAGTGTTGATAACGTTAGTAGTGTTGATAACGTTGGTAGTGTTGATAACGTTAGTAGTGTTGATAATGTTGGTAGTGTTGATAATGTTGGTAGTGTTGATAATGTTAGTAGTGTTGATAATGTTAGAAGTGTTGATAATGTTGGTAGTGTTGATAACATTGGTAGTGTTGATAATGTTAGAAGTGTTGATAACGTTGGTAGTGTTGATAATGTTAGTAGTGTTGATAACGTTGGTAGTGTTGATAATGTTAGTAGTGTTGATAATGTTAGAAGTGTTGATAATGTTGGTAGTGTTGATAACGTTGGTAGTGTTGATAATGTTAGAAGTGTTGATAATGTTAGTAGTGTTGATAACGTTGGTAGTGTTGATAATGTTGGTGGTGTTGGTAATGTTGATAGTGTTGATAATGTTAGTAGTGTTGATAATGTTAGTAGTGTTGATAATGTTAGTAGTGTTGATAACGTTGGTAGTGTTGATAATGTTGATAGTATTGATAATGTTAATAACGTTGATAGTGTTGATAATGTTAGTAGTGTTGATAATGTTGGTAGTGTTGATAACATTGGTAGTGTTGATAATGTTGGTAGTGTTGATAATGTTAGTAGTGTTGATAACGTTGGTAGTGTTGATAACATTGGTAGTGTTGATAACGTTGGTAGTGTTGATGATGTTAGTAGTGTTGATAACGTTGGTAGGTTTGATAGTGTTGAGAATGTTGATAGTGTTGATAATGTTAGTAGTGTTGATAACGTTGGTAGTGTTGATAATGTTGGTGGTGTTGGTAATGTTGGTAGTATTGATAATGTTAATAACGTTGATAGTGTTGATAATGTTAGTAGTGTTGATAATGTTGATAACGTTGGTAGTGTTGATAACATTGGTAGTGTTGATAACATTGGTAGTGTTGATAACGTTGGCAGTGTTGATAATGTTGAGTGTTGATAATGTTGAGTGTTGATAATGTTGATAGTATCGACAGTGTTGATAATGTTGATAGTATCGACAGTGTTGATAATGTTGATAGTGTTGATAGCATTGACAGTGTTGGTAGTGTTGATAGTTTTGATAATGTTGGTATTGTTAAAGTCTTGATAATGTTGGACGTTTTGACAGTGTTGATAGTATTGATAATGTTGGTAGTGTTAACAGTTTTGATAATGTTGATAATGTTGGTAGTTTTGATAGTGTTGATAATATTGGTAGTATTGATAATGTTGATTGTGTTGATGTTTGCAGTATTAggtagtgttttgttttggttgtgttCAGTAGTGTCAAACAGTGCTCAGTAGTGTTGAACGGTGATTCAGTAATGTTAAATAGtgttcagtagtgttcagtaaTGTTAAACAGTGTTCAGTAGCATTGAACAGTGTAcagtagtgttctgtagtgttaaGCAGTATTGAGTAGTGTTAAAAGtgttcagtagtgttcagtagTGTTAAACAGTGTAcagtagtgttctgtagtgttaaGCAGTATTGAGTAGTGTTAAAAGtgttcagtagtgttcagtagTGTTAAACAGTGTTCAGTAGTGTTAAACAGTGTTCAGCAGTATTAAGCAGTCTACCTGTCAAAGAAGGTAGCCAACAGCCTTCTCAGCAGCACCTTGTGTTTGACTCCGGCACACAGGTGACAGTTCATCAGCTGACCGCGTGTCATATACACACCTgaacctgaaaacacacacacacacacacacacacacacacacacacacaatatcataATATGTAATACTACTGTCTATATAATTTCTGCCCTCAgtatatctgtctctctccctctacccagtacatctctctctctctctctctctctcctcagtgtatgtctctctctctctctctctctctctctctcctcagtgtatgtctgtctctctctcgtcagtgtatgtctctctctctctctctctctctctctctctctcctcagtgtatgtctctctctctctcctcagtgtatgtctctctctctctcctcagtgtatgtctgtctctctctcctcagtgtatgtctctctctcagctcctccagACAGTATTGTGTTTAATGACCTTCCTAACGATcctgtcaccatgacaacacatCAGCAGTATAGAAACAGCAGGATGAAGTAACTGGGTTCGTATGGAGggatgttttattctgttgtattcctttctcttctcttctgttccactgtgttctctACCTGCCACCAGCTCCACCTTCTCGCCCGGGTCTCCCTCTGTGTAGAGCGTCGGGTGGCAGCGATACCCGATCTGACTGATCAGACTGGCCGGCAGGGCCATGGTGTCTCGGCCAATCAACACACAGGGGCGACGCTCATTAGCCAACGGGAGGGGCAgcatctccatcttctcctggACTAGACCAATGAGATGGGGTGGAGGGGTTTCAGTGAAACCAGAAGTTATAGTTACAAAAATTGAAATCCGTGCACAGGTTTAACAATCCGTACTCCGAACAATCCATTCCCTTGAATTAATTAAATTAGTCGTCTCTAATTAATAATCCAATCAATTTAACAAGCAAAGTTGATAGTGTTGATAATGTTGATA encodes the following:
- the LOC139927602 gene encoding nucleus accumbens-associated protein 2-like, yielding MSEGLLQVEIPDFGSSVLGSLNQQRLLGHYCDVSILVQGQAFKAHRAVLAASSLYFRDLFSSAADSSSSSGSSSSSGSSSQAVFELPSSVTPTCFQQILSFCYTGRLSMAASEQLVLMYTAGYLQIQNIVERGMELMMMKASSSSSPLCCDSQTTSADELGSYDTPMVQQPAQQQQSPPPLQGASPDQPALSPEELLLAVSRIKQERADTPPPDEMGGAAGGGEGGEARVDVAGDLQSSRSSALCYLGAGGGLVPGLQSYLLASGGRSSPGGSSLPTDSPPSHPATEEELEEDYYGNAVPPALYQHIYGHPGNPYIQEKMEMLPLPLANERRPCVLIGRDTMALPASLISQIGYRCHPTLYTEGDPGEKVELVAGSGVYMTRGQLMNCHLCAGVKHKVLLRRLLATFFDRNTLANSCGTGIRSSTNDPSRKPLDNRVLNTVKLYCQNFAPNFKESEMNVIAADMCTNARRVRKRWLPKIQSLLPDGLPAAPSHPRKGKRGGGGGGGGGAGGGGGGAGQGGEAQTQPNTSPFELDLRQLSASYLGLEAPLYAERREREREAVEREKETSAALLPHLQFAGSRGGGAGAGGGAGEGAGPGEEVLMGGEADGGGGPGRLQTEQTPDPPALSSSSSSSSSSSSHPSPQPAEPTSNHRGLVDAEERGAELLEDSQ